The genomic interval GCATGAATGGGTGAGGAATTTCCAAGACTGAGGAAGGTTAATGTCTTTCCCGTCCAGATGTCCGGGGAGACGCTGGTTTGCCTGCAAGACCCCTTCCACATCAGCGACAAAACCCTCTTCCTTCCGCCTTCCCTATTTTTCGTGGTCTCCCTCTTTGACGGTCGGCATTCCATCCTCGACATCCAAGCCGAATACCTGAGAAGGTTCGGGGAACTCCTCTATAGGGAGAAGATCGAGGAGCTCATCCATCAGCTCGACGAGACGCTCTTTCTCGAGGGCGAGCGGTTTGAACAGGTCCAGAGGCAGATCGAGCAGGCCTTCAGGGAGGCCCCGGTCCGGGAGGCGATCTTTGCCGGAAAGAGTTATGAGAGGGACCCGGGGAGGCTGAAGGCCCAGCTCTCCTCCTACTTCACCGATCCCGATGGCCCCGGCCCGCTCTCGAAGGGCGAGGAGAAGCGAAAGGTGAAGGGGGTGATCGCTCCCCATATCGATTTTCAACGGGGGGGGACCTGTTATGCCTTCGCCCATCGCGAGCTCTGGAACAGTCCCCTTCCAGATTGTTTCGTCCTCTTCGGAACGGCTCACGGGCCGATGGATCAGCCCTTTGCGCTGACCCGCAAAACCTTTCTCACCCCCCTCGGCCCTCTCGAAGTGGATCGTGAGCTGATCGAGGCCATCCAGTCCCGCTATCCCGAGGACTTGTTCCGAAACGAGGGGGCCCATCGAACGGAACACTCCATCGAATTTCAATGCGTCTTTCTCCGGTACCTCTTTCCTGAACCCACCCCCTTAAGGATCGTGCCCATCCTGAGCGGGTCGGTCCACGAGGCGATCGAGAAAGGAATCTCGCCTTGGGAACTGATGCCGGTTCGGAAATTCCTTGAGGCGTTGAGCGAGTCGGTCGCCTCCCTTAAACGCGAGGTCTGTTATCTTGCCAGCGCCGACCTGGCCCATGTGGGACCTCAATTCGGAGATCCCGAAGGGATCGGGGAGGGGGGGCTCTACCTCCTCGAAAGGGCAGACCTGGAGATGCTCGGCCAGGCGGAAAGGATGGAGGCAGAGGGTTTCTACTCTACCGTGGCGAGGGAAGGGGACCGGAGGCGGATCTGTGGGCTGCCGGCCATCTATGGGATGCTCAAAGTGATGGAGGCAGAAAAGGGAAGGCTTCTCAAATACGGGCAGGCCTATACGCCGGAGACGAAATCCGTCGTCACCTTTGCCAGCCTGGTCTTCTATGGGGGAGGGGCTTAAGGAATCCCGGATTTCGGAATCGGATCCTGCCGGATGGATTCCCTTTTCCAAGAAGGGGGTTAAGAGGGTTTGGTCCGGATCTTCTCCAGGGAGGGATAGAGCTGGGCCAGTTGGGTTTCGATCTCTGAAGGGAGATCGACCTGGAGGCTGAGGATCCTTTCGCGGATGAGGGCCAAGGCCCCCAACCTTTCGGTCACCTCTTTCGGGGTCACCCGACCCAGTCGCTTCGAAAGCTCCTTGACCTCTTCGTTGAGAAATTCGACCAGCTTGAAGACTTCTGAGAGCCTCTTTTGAGCCATCTCGCGAAGGTCCCTCCTGTCTTTGATGGACTCCCTATATCCGATCTAAGCGGGGATTTCAAGGAGCCAGGGGTCTCACGGGTTGATCACGTCCTCGGTCTCAAAGTCCCGAAGGGGGTGCGAGCCCTCCTCGAACCGTTTGATCCATCGATTGACCCGCTCTTCGCCATAAGCGGCTTTCCATTCCGCAAGGATATGTTCCACGGGGATGTCCTCGTAGATCCCTTCCAGCCTCACATATTCCATAAACTTCTGCTTCTCGAGATTGTAGGGCTGAAAGAGCGAGTCTTCTCGGCCATTGAATTCAAGAGGGACCACCTTGTGTCTCAGACAGAGCTCCCGATTGAAGGCCGGGGTGGCTTTGACCCACTTCCCCTCAAGATAGAACTCCACAAATCCGTGCGAGACGAAGAGGTCCGTCCCGAGGAAATCAAGGAGCTGTTGGGTGGCGAGGTGGTTTCGAACGGTCGCCAGACCGACCCGGGAGGGGATGCCGCAGGCCCTTCCGAGGGCGCAGAGGAGGGACGCCTTGGGCACGCAGAAGCTTCTGCCCCTTTTGAGGACAAAACTGGCCCGGTAATGCTCCGGGAGATAGAAAGGAGAATAGGGGTCGTACCGAATACCGTCCCGGACCGCCAGGTAGAGCTTGACCGCCATCTCCACCGGGTCCTTTGACGACCCGATCACCTCCTTGGCGAATCCGATGACGCTCGGGTGGTGACTGTCGATGATCGCGGTGGGGAGGAGAAAACGGAGGTTTGTCTCTCGTTCCATAACCTCAATATAAATGCTTCGACCCCTTCTTTCAACCTCTCGATTAAATCCGGCCAGGAAGGATCGCTCCGATGCCCAGTCCTATTCTGACCCATAGCGCTCCGAGGCAAGTAACTCCCAGGAGGATCAAGACCCAGTAGTCCCTTCCCTTCATCTGGAGTTCGACATAAAAGGTCCGTTTCGCCCTGGGATCGAACCCTTTCGACTCCAGGGACATCGCCAGGAGGTTGGTGTAGCGGATCGCATAAACGAAGAGGGGAACGGCTTGAGGAATGAACTTCCCGAGACGGCGGAAAAGAGGGCCAGACTCCACATCGAGCCCCCTCGAGATCTGGGCCTGGACGATGGTGGCTCCGGCGCCCACGAAGGTTGGAACGAGCCTGAAGGCAGCCGAAAGGGCAAAGGCTATCGGATAAGGAAGCCCCAACCGGATCAGGCCGTGGGCGATCTCTTCATGGCGTGTGGTGGAAAGAAAGATCAGGCCGATGATCACAAAGGTTGAAAGACGAAGGC from Thermodesulfobacteriota bacterium carries:
- the amrB gene encoding AmmeMemoRadiSam system protein B; the encoded protein is MSGETLVCLQDPFHISDKTLFLPPSLFFVVSLFDGRHSILDIQAEYLRRFGELLYREKIEELIHQLDETLFLEGERFEQVQRQIEQAFREAPVREAIFAGKSYERDPGRLKAQLSSYFTDPDGPGPLSKGEEKRKVKGVIAPHIDFQRGGTCYAFAHRELWNSPLPDCFVLFGTAHGPMDQPFALTRKTFLTPLGPLEVDRELIEAIQSRYPEDLFRNEGAHRTEHSIEFQCVFLRYLFPEPTPLRIVPILSGSVHEAIEKGISPWELMPVRKFLEALSESVASLKREVCYLASADLAHVGPQFGDPEGIGEGGLYLLERADLEMLGQAERMEAEGFYSTVAREGDRRRICGLPAIYGMLKVMEAEKGRLLKYGQAYTPETKSVVTFASLVFYGGGA
- a CDS encoding transglutaminase-like domain-containing protein, whose protein sequence is MERETNLRFLLPTAIIDSHHPSVIGFAKEVIGSSKDPVEMAVKLYLAVRDGIRYDPYSPFYLPEHYRASFVLKRGRSFCVPKASLLCALGRACGIPSRVGLATVRNHLATQQLLDFLGTDLFVSHGFVEFYLEGKWVKATPAFNRELCLRHKVVPLEFNGREDSLFQPYNLEKQKFMEYVRLEGIYEDIPVEHILAEWKAAYGEERVNRWIKRFEEGSHPLRDFETEDVINP
- a CDS encoding energy-coupling factor transporter transmembrane protein EcfT encodes the protein MNLFLYIDQETPLHRLDPRTKMFGATGLSILCLCFNHPLFLLPISLGLILLAFFSGSLGQVYRLRYLLLLLFLFSAILWPFFVKGPTPLGTLGRVDLSVEALLYGLAMGLRLSTFVIIGLIFLSTTRHEEIAHGLIRLGLPYPIAFALSAAFRLVPTFVGAGATIVQAQISRGLDVESGPLFRRLGKFIPQAVPLFVYAIRYTNLLAMSLESKGFDPRAKRTFYVELQMKGRDYWVLILLGVTCLGALWVRIGLGIGAILPGRI